A window of Sorex araneus isolate mSorAra2 chromosome 3, mSorAra2.pri, whole genome shotgun sequence genomic DNA:
GTTTGTCTGGAGACCATGGACTCAGGACATTCAAGGCAGCACCTAGAACTAAGCCCAGAGGTGAACCCTCAGATCTGTGGACACCAAATCTGACAGGAGCCACAGCATGAGGTGGAAAGTTGCCCAGACAGATGGCCAAGATGGGGCCGAGGAAGCTGGCCATGtgtgaggaaggaggaaggaggactgGAGCCATCTCACGTTGTATGTAAACGCCAACCCAGTGTGGACTGGAGACTGGTCCAGGACCCATGGACAGGCATGCTCACCGGATATGGGCACCAGAGGTGTCTTCCGATAATTTGAGTCCAGAGGCTAAGATagcaaaagccaaaataaatgtgTTTCATTAAAGTTTGTGTactagaaaaaaatctcaggctAACATAAAAAGGCACCCTATTGAGTGGGAAAAATTATTGCACCTAACCAGGTAAAGGGCTAAtttccaagatttataaagcacaaGATATCCAACAATCTCATTGagtgagcaggggctggagagagaatacagcaaggagggaatttgcctggcacatgactgacccaggatccctccctgaaatcccatgtggtcccccaagcaccaccaggaataattcctgagcacagagccaggaaaaatcccaGCAATGCAGAAGGGTAGCAAAAAGCAGGTGAGGACCCTCCCCTGAAGTGGGCGACGTCCAGGAGGCTCCTCACAACTGTCAaaggaatgcaaatcaaaatggcaatgaagTAGCGTGAtaccaaaaagacaaaacaagcaGTTTTGGTGGGATGTGGTGACAGGAGCCCTCATGGCCTGTCCTGGCCAGTGCCAGGGTGCTCGCTGCAGACCACTCCCACCTGAGGGGTGGGAATGCCATCTAGTCTGTGGGGCTTCCTCAGAGAAGTAAAAATCGAGCTCTCCTGAGACCCACTGGTCTCTCAGAGAATAGAGCTTTCTAAAGACCCAGGATTCAACTTCTTAGCTTCTCTCCTTGGACACAAGAACATGAATTTAAAAAGCTGTATCCCCACCTATGTTCTCTGTATTGCCCAGCCCAAGTTAGGACATGGACACCTTTCCAGTGTCCAGTGTCAGAGGAAAGGACAGGACTAGGAGGCAGAAGGCAGATTCTGAGTCCTCACAGACTGACCCCAGCGTCCCCAAGGCTCCTGCACCCCCAGGTCACACAGTAGCTGTCAGCACCTTGCACCAGAACATCCAAGGGGTGCTGAATCCCCCCCCCCAAGACATCCAGAggcaccaccacccccaacagGCTAACACCCCCAGCGTGGTTGGGGCTGGGTGagtctctccccactcccatctctaACTGTCCCTTTAACATGTGGCCATGGTGCCCATCAGCTCACAGCAGAGACAAAGTATAAGGTCCCTGGAGCTATCTATCTGCCCAGGTCATgcgcagggctcagggaccggGCTCTGGCCGGATAGAACCACAGCCGCATGTGTCTCTTCACGGAAGGATAAATGGCCCAGAGCCTCCTGCCCCCAAGCCTCCCGAAGGTGTCTTGAACACGAGAAGGGCCACTTGGTGTGGAGCCAAGCCTGAGGCCAGCACGGCAGGAGGCCCTGGCCGCATGCCAGGCTCATCTCCATGGCGACCCGACAACCCAAGGACAGCAGCTGAAGCCCAAGGAGTCACTTAGCTCGTTAGAATTTCTGTTCTGTGAACTGGATTCCCCAAGCATGGAGCCATTAGCGCCCCCAGCGAGACCAGCTGAAGCCAAGGAGCCGTCTGTGAGCTCTTGGCACCTGGAGGTGTGAGGAGAGCTGCCAGCAGCAGCTGCTCCATCCTGagccctgagtgatcccttctgtGCCCAGAAAGCTCACTTCTGCGCCTGAACCGCCAGGCCCtgtctccaccccaccctccacagcCCCCGATGCCCCAGCCTTGCTCAGACTTCCTACTTTGAGGCAAAGCCGTCAGGGTGAAAACAGCCCCCAGCAGCATCTCTCAGAACACCCTATtgtccacccctgcctgtgtccaCACAGGGACGCAGGGAGGGCTTGGTGCCCCTCTGTGCCTGACCCCACCCGAGCCCCCTTCCCACGGGGTCCCATGGAAGCAACTCTCATCGCAGAAGCCCAACAAGCTGCTGCCACTGGGTCAGCGTGAGTGTCCACCGCCCACCACATGTCCAGCCGGGTCTCAGCATGAAGGAGGGGGAGGTGAGCAGAGATCCTGCCCCAGGCCAGTCTCCTGGGCCTGGAGGGGTtctggggcagctgggggcgAGCCCACCTTTCTGTCCCGGCCCCAAGGACCCCTCAACCGAGAAAGGCCACCCGGGAAGCACGGAGCATGGACACTCAACCCCGCTCTCCCTCTGGGCCCTCCCCGCCAGCCACAATACCCACCATCTGCGTGGGAGCCCATGGAATACCCCAGGTGCCACGTGCTCCActagggggaggggggtgatgggcagcacctgggcctgCAGATAAAGGCTGGCGAGCTCCCAGCTCTGCTTGTGCCCAGGAGTGGGTGGAGGTGAGTCGGGTGCTGCAGCTCCACCTGTCCACTGAGGCTGATGACTCGGCAGGCTGGGTGCAGGCCCTGGCCCCATCCTGGGGGTGCTCCAGCTAGGGCCTGGCCCAGACACAGTGCTCTGGGAGCCCGGTGTAAGGGCAGCTGCTACCTGGCATGGATCAGGGCCTACAGGAGGAGCCGGGAGGGGGCTGGTGGGCACAGAGCTTGTGCCCTCTGAGAGACAGGGAAGGGGAGCAGGACCAGGCTTGGGAGGTGGTACCTGTCCCCACCCAATGCCCCACACTCTGGTACCTGTGGAGCTGCTTGTCAGCAGTGTGGGGCCGGGACCACCTCTGGGTCAGGGTctgggctgggggttgggagtATTCGCACATcctcagcctgggcactggggtCTCTGTGCCCAAGTCCCGCTGAGCTCTCCCACTGCTGTCGCCCAGGACACCAGTGCCCAGGACACAGTGGAGCGCCCAGCAAGAGCCGGCGTCCATGCGTGCTTCCGGGACAGCGGGGCCCCTGGCCTGGTGTGGGCTCCTATTGGTGGCAGCCAtgtgggccagggctggggctcagggtgtCTGTGTGCGGGGCCCACACCACAAGGCCACGCCGGGCCCCGAGAAAGAGCTGTTCCAGGAGGTATGAGGTGGTCCCGGACTGGGTGGCCCTCAGGGCGGGGGCCCAACTGCCCGGGCAGTGCCAGGGTGCTGGAGAGGGGGGCCCCTGGAGGGCCTCTGGCCTCAGTGCCCACATCGAGCAGGTGAGTCTTAGCGCCCCTCCCTTGGGTCTCCCTGCCTACTGCCCAGAGTCCTGCAGCATGGGCTGAGGGGAGACTGCCATCTGATGCCCCTGCACAGCCATGTCTGTGGGGAGTGGACACAGCCCCGTGTTCCGCAGTGTGCCCCCTGGGAGCCCAGGGCCTGCTGCTCGGCTGGCACCTCCTTCAGCGCCCACCTGGATGGCTCCCAGCTCTACAATTTCAGCTTCTCCCACTGCGGGCTGCTCCCGCCCGCCTGCCAGCAGCACTTTGCCCGAGCGGCCTGCTTCTACGAGTGCTCGCCCAACCTGGGGCCCTGGGTGCGGAAGGTGCGTGGGAGGCCAGCCAGGGGCACTTgcatggggcgggggaggggggtctccgGTGCACGGAagctggtgctgggggactggCGGGTGGGTGCCAATCAATGCAGCGCCCCTGTCCACCCTCCCGCAGATCCCAGGCGGCGGTCAGCGTGTGCTGGCCGTCCCCTTGTGCCGGGAGGACTGTGAGAAGTGGTGGCAGGATTGCAGGACGGCCCTCACCTGCAGGCCCCACTGGCACAGCGGTGGCTGGCACTGGAGCAGgggtgagcacagctggggggtgGGCGAGGGGTGCCCATGGCCTCGCTGACTGCCCCTTCGTCCTCAGGTCGGAGCCGCTGCCCGGTGGGAGCACCCTGCCGGCCCTTCCCCGCCATCTTCCCCACGCCTGCCCtcctgtgtgcaggggtgtgggatGGCGCCTTCAGGGCCAGCCCGGAGCCCCGGGCCAGCGGCCGCTGCCTTCGCAAGTGGTTCCAGCCGGGACTGGCCAACCCCAACGACGATGTGGCACGCCGCCTGGCTGATCCCGCTGTACCCCGCACTGCCCCGCCAATGCCCCTGGCCGCACTGCTGCCCCTCATGCTGGCCCTGCTGCTGCGGCCCTGACCCCGCCGGACCCCATGGCCACCGCTGGACCTGTGCCCTGAGCTTACCCCagctccctccaccaccccaagCCACCTCTAGGAGGCACAGTATGACCTGCCCAAAGATGGCCAGAGCGGCTTACAGGGCCCCTcggacagggctggggagggggccggcaGCCCACACCCACCAGAACCTCCTGGAACCTGCAGCCCTATGCcccttgctcctggctcactgGGCTGGTCCCTCCCGGTCCCCCACCTCACACCCTCACCTCAGGCTCCAGAGGCCAGAAGTGTCCTGCCCAGAAGCCACACCCGCATCCCTGCGGACCTCAAGGACAGTCTGGCCCTGGGGCCCCAAGCCGGCCTCTGggactgggtttgacccccccagAGAAGGATCACTTCACTAAGGGAAGGAGAGGCCAGTCCCGTgccagtggggggcagggggattgGTGGGGGCAGGCCTCCAGTGACCTCACCTGCAGCAAAGTGGCTTCGGGGTGTGCAGGTGTGGCTTCTTAAGGACCAGCCAGGTGGGGGCCCTGACGATGAACACCAGGCTGGCGGGGGCAGATGGAGCAGGCACACCTGCCCAGGGACTCCTGTCACCCCTACTTCCTGGAGGAGTCAGAAACACAGGGTTTAGAACAGAGGCCAGAGACCTCCAGACAGAGACCCCCCCAGGGGAGTGTGAGGGGACAGACGTGGCCTCAGGCCACCCAGGCCAGCCTTGGGGCAGAGGGCCCGCAAACCCCGAGGACATCCCAAAGGGCGGCTCTGAGTGACTGTCCCCACTCTTCTGTCCTCTTTCTCTTGACTATACGGAGGGCTGCTCGCTCGTCCCCATTCCCCCGCAGCTATTGGTTCTTATGCTGTGGCAGCTCTTTAAATCGCACTGAAGATCTAATGGCATTTGCTTTTCAGGCTGGTTTTTCCCCCTGAGCAATCTTCGCCCTCTACTCTGGGGGTCCCCAGAGGGGCTAACGGGCTGCCTCTCTCCCTTTGCGGGCTGGGTGCCGTCCTCCTAACTGGCCACGGGGATGAGGTTCTGGGTGCCCCAGGGAGGCTGTGGGTGAGAAACTTTGCTTCCTGGGGGCATGTAGAGGAACCACATGTGGGCTGTCGAGGCCACTGGGATCTCGCTCGAGGTGGGAAACTATCCCATGTGTGGACAGGCACAGCCGGGTGGGAGCTGGAGCACTGGCTGCAGTGAGGCTCGAGGGGGCACTGTCAGGCTGGGGTTTAACTGAGACAGGAAGGTGGCAGGCCCTGAGTCCTGGCTGCAGGCAGTGGTGGAAGGGCTGTGAGGGTGACCAGCAGTGGGGTGGGcccagctctgtggcagggtggggggtgcacaGTGCCCTTCTCGGGGTCAGAGGCTGTAGCACCCTCACCTCTGAGGAAGCCGCATGTCTGCCGCTCCCCAGCACACCCCAGGGTGCCCTGAGGCCTGTTCCTCCCCATCCAGCCCAGGCTGGGAGCCCTCACACACGCCTGCCGCTCACTCTGGGCCCATCTGTGTGCAAAGGCTCCAGAGCTGCCTCAtcttccctgcagccccccaTGGCCCGTGCCCACAGCCAGGCCCTGCAGtccactccccacaccccaactCCTGCCTCACTGACCACTGCTGGGGGAGCCACTGTCCTGTCAGCTGCCAGGTCCCAGCACCCGCAAGGAGCTGCTGTGGCCCAGCGGcaccctcaccctccctctccctctccctctcccccccactcccattctcttcccctccctccttctccttttctctctctccctctccctttctcctttctcccttcctctctccctctcccctctctctcctcccttatCTGCAGGGTCACTGGCTGGCGGCCCCACTGCCCAGCCCCTGAGACTCACCAACTCTGCTCATGGGCCAATCTGCGAGAGAGGAAGTTCTCCAAGGAGGGCCAAGACCTGAGACCCAGGTTGGGAACTCTGGGCCTTGGTCTGGGTTGGGAGGGAGCCGCGCCTTCTAGGGGAAATGCAGAGTGGATGGACAGCAGCGAGCCTCAGAATCCACCTCAGCCTTTGAGTAAAGGTTCTAGCCAACACCCAGGTGGATGCTGATCCAgcgggcagggaggaggctgccAAAGGACAATGAGCAGGGTCGGGTCTTCACTGATGCCACAGGCCCAGACAGAGTGGCTGGCCCTGGGGCATAGTCGGGGCAGCAGACTGGGGCTCATGGCACCCAATAAAACATGCCCCCAAGGACAGCGGCCATTCCCTCAGCATGCGGCCCATAGCAGCACCTCCAAGGCTGGTGGGCTTCAGAGGCTGCCCGCTGCATGGACAGGGAGACCCAGGGCAGGTCTGCAGCCAGGCACTAATCCCTGTGGAGCCCGCCCTCCCCGGGGTCTGTGAGTGAGCGCCCATCGAAGGCCAGGACAGAGCCAGGGCCCAGGGATGGGGCCCAGAAAGTGCCCGCCTGGTCCAAACCCCAGCAGGACCACACATGGACCCCATGCCCACACACGGTGACCTGGAGCCACCCGCATCTGCAAGCATGTGGCCCTCACAGCatcagccctgctgccccccagagCGCGTTCCTCAGGCCTGGGGCCTGGCAGGGCTCCCGAGCCAGGGCAGCGGCCAGTGTCGATGTGGAGGGGACAGCCAGCAGCCCCTGTGCAGATGCTGTGGGAAGCTCCACGGAGGCCAACAAGGCAGCCGAACTGTTCTTTCCGCCACGTCCTGGTGCTCACTCAACACCGTAGGCctgtcacctcccctccccagccttaGCCCACCAGGTACCAGCCGTGTTCCCGCCCACAGAGCTGAAGAGTGACACCAGGCAGCCCTCCCAGCCACGGCTCGCTCATGCTTAGCCTCTCATGGGCAAACCACAGCCACATGCCTGGCCGGTCCCCGGGTGGAGCTGACTGTGGAGGGTCTAGATGCTGCTTTGAGAATCGGCAAAGGTTCTAGCCAACACCCAGGTGGATGCTGATCCAGCGGGCACCCAACCTCCATCTCCGccgaccccctgagcacccctcaccaggctctccgagtCTCTCCCACAGAAGCCGGCGGGAACGGGCTTCTCTCTTGAGCAGAATCGAGAGCACCTGGTGACAGCTCATCCTAGAGACAAGCCCTGCCCTCCTGAGGCTGCACCCGCTGACCTGCTGTGTCAGgtttgtgtgcgtgcgtgtgtgtgggtgcatgcgCGTGCACGTGGATGagtatgcgtgtgcatgtgtacatgcatgtccGTGCCTGTTTGTGTGCAGGTGCATGTGCGtccatgtatgtgcatgtggtgCAGTAACTCTCTTGTCTTGATGTCTGTGACTGGCTCCTGTCTGGGCCCCCGGGCTGTCAGCAGGTGGCACCCACACACCAAGGGTCAGAGGAGTCCTTTCCTGCCTGGTGGCATGTTCCTGTGGCAGCCTCATGTGACAGGGTGGGAGCAGGGTCTCTCCATGCTCCAGGGCCCCAACGAACCCCCTCGCCATCACACAGCAGCACTTTAGGACAGGTGTCTGGGTGGGACCCTCTGGAGTCCAGGGAGGATTAGCTGCCTGCCAGGTCCAGGGTCCCACAGTCCTAGACTCCAGCAACCAGCTGGTGTCTGTTCTCAGCCTCTGCTGTCTCACCTGTCACGACTGCAGGTCCGTGGACATGGGCAACAGGTGCTGGGCTTCTGCTTCTGGGGTGGACGCAGCGGCTTGGAAGCAGGCGCTGCCCAGTCGCAGGGGCTCGGAGAAGGGAACTTGGGCCGGAATTCTGAGGTGGCACAACCACCCACAGGCTCCCCTCACTCCCTCTGCCCAGCTCCCAGACATACCCACGGGCACCAGCATGGACAAATGCTTGCTGAGCTCTGCTCTCTGCACACGCAGATGACTAATCACTTCCCCTACAGCCCCAACCTCCTGGCCCCCTCCTGTGCTCCGACCAGGAGGACCGTCCAACCAGCTGCTGGGAGGAAATTTCCAGCCTAACAAAAGAAAGTAATCGGTAAACAAGGGTAAGAGGCACTTGGCCTTGGGGAAAATGTGACTCACTGGGTTTTCAAAACTCCTCAGTGCATACTTAGACTGACTAGCAGAGAGTCCGAATTCCCGCTTTCAGTTGACCTTAGTTTGGGGCGTGGGCAGCACCACAGGCCTGCGGGAAAGGGCTGCTGTGGAGATGTGCCTCCACCTTGCCGAGCCAGAACTGCTTGGTCAGGCTTCTCGGACCTGCAGGTATCCCTGCACCCGACCCGGCGGGCCACCCTGAGCCTGCACCTCAGAGGACACCTCATGATCAGGGCTAGCGGCTTGTGCCATGTGCCTGTCACTACCACCCACTCACATGCACCTGGAGGCCAGGAGTTGGGCAGCAGGGGCAGAATGGGGCTTCCAGGGATCCTGCTTTCTGCTGGAACTGGCCCAAGCATAGAGGTTACATCTGTCCCTGATCCTTCCTCTCACACAGGGCCATTTATATCCAACTCTGAGCCCCAGGTAGGAAGCAGGAAGGCGGGGACTGCAGTGTCCCCATCATATCCTcacagagggatagcacagaggaaGCCAAGGCCTCTGAAGGCATCCATCTGCTGGACCTGCCAGCACCGTCTGGACCCCTGGAGTCTCCAGAGTGACAGGAGTAGCTGACCGGTGTCACAGGGAGATGCAGGCAGAGGGGACACTGCTTCAGCCCAGTGGgtgagctgggggccaggcttgGACTTGGTCACTGTATGATGTCAATGTCACCAGCCGGCCAGCTGTGACCCCTGGAGACACAGGCCCAGGACTTGGTGGCGGGTGGACAGGTGCTTTGCCTCCTGGCAGGGGAAGCTTCTCAGCCAGCTACCAACCTGCTGTTTAAGGGCTTTGCTCTGTGTAAGACGGAAGGACGGAAAGATTAGGCTGGAGCATTCGCAGGCACCAGCTATGTGGGGCAGGAGGCTCAGGAGAGCAAGAGGAGGTAGAGAAATTCCAGGAGGGGCTGCCCCAAAGTCAGAATGCACCAGGccctcacacacattcactcggAGGGCCCTGTACAAAGTGACTACCCGCCCCCAAACCATAGCCTGCAGGTGGACACAAATGGGGAGAGTCACATGGGCAGCCACCTTCTGAGAAGAGCAGGAACATTCCAGCAGAGCAGACCTGCCTGTGTTCTGCCAGGGCTCCCTCCCATGGACAGACAGGAGCAAAGGAGCAAGCTCGTACCTGTTAGCCTGCACCCCACACacagtttgagggccacacctggtggtgctcagggatgactcctggcgggaaCAATGTAcccaatggggtgctggggataaacccgggtcggccacatacatgcagggcaagttgcccacctgtttttctctctgcccccagcctgcccctgttCAGATGAGGACACCGAGGCTCGAAGAGGTGAGTGCGGGAGCACAGAGAGGGTGGACCAAAGCCTCTGCCTGAGCCCAGCACCCCATCAGCCACCGCCTGGGGCATCTCTCCTCTGTCCCACCTAATCACCGCCACTGTCATTTCTGAAagtgtgaaataaaattaaatgttatttcaAAAGACTTGTCGCACCCTTCGTGGAAACGGCTGCTTCTCTCACGCCTGGCTGGTGGCAGTGATTCAGCCCTCACTTTCCGGCCCAGGTTCCCGCTAGTAAAAATAACaagtgggggagggtggcagagtGGAAATACATATTGCCAAGAACCCCCCAGGCCCCAAAGCCCGGCAAGtgccctttttttgtttttgtttttattttttgggtcacatctggcgatgcacaggggttactcctggctcatgcactcaggaattgctcctggcagtactcagggaaccatatgggatgctgggaaccaaacacggttggctgcgtgcaaggcaaatgccctacccgctgtgctatagctccagccccaagcctggtGCCCTTGACGGAACCGGTGGAGAAAGGTCAAGTGCGGCTCATGTCTGTGCTCCTCCTGGCTGGGCACCCTCTGGGCTCCTGTGAAGCCACAGT
This region includes:
- the IZUMO1R gene encoding sperm-egg fusion protein Juno, which codes for MRASGTAGPLAWCGLLLVAAMWARAGAQGVCVRGPHHKATPGPEKELFQECAPWEPRACCSAGTSFSAHLDGSQLYNFSFSHCGLLPPACQQHFARAACFYECSPNLGPWVRKVPPLSTLPQIPGGGQRVLAVPLCREDCEKWWQDCRTALTCRPHWHSGGWHWSRGRSRCPVGAPCRPFPAIFPTPALLCAGVWDGAFRASPEPRASGRCLRKWFQPGLANPNDDVARRLADPAVPRTAPPMPLAALLPLMLALLLRP